A genome region from Methylobacterium sp. FF17 includes the following:
- the glgA gene encoding glycogen synthase GlgA: MSPADLTDHVDTHHPLRSRSHLKPRILFATPEMSDFVKTGGLGEVAGSLPRALRRHYDVRVIIPGYRRVVERFDHIPVIAQLPGRAGVPPCDLGLVETSDGLQVYVILSAELYQRDGTPYGNAQGDFGDNDIRFARLSLAAAEIARGIDPAWAADLLHLNDWQAALAPAYLAWSGLRIPSILTVHNLAYQGVFPRESLGRLGVPEDAFQMDGVEFYGQISFLKAGLYYASHVTTVSETYAREITTPESGCGLDGLLRTRAAQGRLAGILNGIDESWDPRTDPHLSARFEIDDWKGKRANAETVRRRFGLAVSRGPLFAIVSRLVHQKGIDLSINAAESIVAEGGQLVVIGQGESRFEGALRDLARRHPASVGVHVGFEEADARRMFAGSDFLLMPSRFEPCGLAQMYAQRFGSLPIVHGTGGLADTVEDGVTGFTFGEASPRGFATAIRRAMDTFAQKKRLNAMRRHAMSRSFGWDKAALDYVSLYTRAIGNTPGLRLRAA; the protein is encoded by the coding sequence ATGAGTCCGGCGGATCTGACCGACCACGTCGACACGCACCACCCCCTTCGATCCCGCTCCCATCTCAAGCCCCGCATCCTCTTCGCCACCCCCGAGATGTCCGACTTCGTGAAGACCGGCGGTCTTGGCGAGGTGGCAGGCTCCCTCCCGCGGGCGCTGCGCAGGCATTACGATGTCCGGGTCATCATTCCCGGTTACCGTCGGGTCGTCGAGCGGTTCGACCACATCCCCGTCATCGCCCAGTTGCCCGGAAGGGCCGGCGTCCCACCCTGTGACCTCGGCCTCGTCGAGACGAGCGACGGCCTGCAGGTCTACGTGATCCTGAGCGCCGAGCTCTATCAGCGCGACGGGACCCCGTACGGGAACGCGCAGGGCGATTTCGGCGATAACGACATCCGCTTCGCCCGCCTGAGCCTTGCTGCCGCAGAGATCGCGCGCGGGATCGATCCGGCCTGGGCCGCCGACCTGCTGCACCTGAACGATTGGCAGGCGGCCCTCGCGCCGGCCTATCTCGCCTGGAGCGGTCTACGGATCCCCAGCATCCTCACGGTGCACAACCTCGCCTATCAGGGTGTCTTCCCCCGCGAATCGCTCGGCCGCCTCGGCGTCCCCGAGGATGCGTTCCAGATGGACGGCGTCGAGTTCTATGGGCAGATCTCCTTCCTCAAGGCGGGGCTCTATTACGCGTCCCACGTAACGACGGTGAGCGAGACCTACGCCCGGGAGATCACCACCCCCGAATCCGGCTGCGGTCTCGACGGGCTGCTGCGCACGCGCGCGGCCCAGGGACGCCTCGCCGGCATTCTGAACGGCATCGACGAGAGCTGGGATCCCCGCACCGACCCGCACCTCTCCGCCCGCTTCGAGATCGACGACTGGAAGGGTAAGCGGGCCAATGCCGAGACCGTGCGCCGCCGCTTCGGCCTCGCCGTCTCGCGCGGGCCGCTCTTCGCGATCGTGTCGCGCCTCGTCCATCAGAAGGGCATCGATCTCAGCATCAATGCCGCCGAATCGATCGTCGCCGAGGGTGGACAACTGGTTGTGATCGGCCAGGGTGAGAGCCGCTTCGAAGGCGCGCTTCGCGACCTCGCCCGGCGCCACCCGGCCTCGGTGGGCGTCCATGTCGGTTTCGAGGAGGCGGATGCCCGCCGGATGTTCGCTGGCAGCGACTTCCTGCTGATGCCCTCGCGGTTCGAGCCCTGCGGTCTCGCCCAGATGTACGCCCAGCGCTTCGGCTCGCTGCCGATCGTCCACGGCACCGGCGGGCTCGCCGACACGGTCGAGGACGGTGTGACGGGCTTCACCTTCGGCGAGGCGTCTCCGCGGGGCTTCGCGACGGCGATCCGCCGGGCGATGGACACCTTCGCCCAGAAGAAGCGCCTGAACGCCATGCGCCGCCACGCGATGTCGCGGTCCTTCGGGTGGGACAAGGCGGCCCTGGACTACGTCTCCCTCTACACCCGCGCTATCGGCAACACTCCCGGCCTGCGCCTGCGCGCCGCCTGA
- a CDS encoding glycogen/starch/alpha-glucan phosphorylase, translated as MLNENLIRRDDASAANVPNQKQTPEALAAPARTIPTKVTSGNDVADLREAILAKLAYVIGKAPSNARERDWFAATALALRDRIVDACVDNERAVPNKRVYYLSLEFLIGRLLSDAMNNLGLVATTRAALRELGIDLGDVEAAEPDAALGNGGLGRLAACFMESMASLSIPAIGYGIRYDHGLFRQSLEDGWQKEAPETWLAEGNPWEFVRPEATYTIGFGGHVTMSSVTEGVIRRHWCPAETVRAVAHDVPVVGWRGRHVNTLRLWKAEAETPVELERFNGGDHVGAVAGRARAEAISRVLYPSDSSAEGQELRLRQEYFFTSASLQDLLRRHVAERGDLRSLPDHAAIQLNDTHPAIAVPELMRLLLEDHGLNWEDAWHITTHTLGYTNHTLLPEALETWPVELMERVLPRHMQIIYLINWMHLEEQGKQGRGTAEQLASVSLIDESHGKRVRMGHLAFLGARRVNGVSALHTDLMRSTVFKDLHALDTDKIVNKTNGITFRRWLHNANPELTALAVEAVGPEVLDHPERLAGLADMASDSGFQARYAAMRRGRKLALARVVAERTGIVVDPSALFDVQIKRIHEYKRQLLNVIETVALYQAIKADPTADWTPRVKIFGGKAAPSYVQAKLIIKLACDVARIVNADPDVAGRLKVAFLPNYSVSLAEAIIPAADLSEQISTAGMEASGTGNMKLALNGALTIGTLDGANIEIRDHVGADNIFIFGLDAAGVQARMGEPNYAEAAIAASPRLKAALDIIEAGGFFPEEPGRFQAIVDDLRRNDRYLLTADFDDYWRAQRAVDAAWNDPKAWWRAAILNTARMAWFSSDRSMREYAEEIWRVRVA; from the coding sequence GTGTTGAACGAGAACCTGATCCGCCGGGACGACGCATCCGCCGCGAACGTTCCGAACCAGAAGCAGACGCCCGAGGCTCTTGCCGCGCCGGCACGCACCATTCCAACCAAGGTGACGTCGGGCAACGACGTCGCCGACCTGCGCGAGGCGATCCTGGCCAAGCTGGCCTACGTCATCGGAAAGGCGCCCAGCAACGCCCGTGAGCGCGACTGGTTCGCCGCGACCGCCCTCGCTTTGCGCGACCGCATCGTCGATGCCTGCGTGGACAACGAGCGGGCGGTGCCGAACAAGCGCGTCTATTATCTCTCTCTCGAATTCCTCATCGGCCGGCTCCTGTCCGACGCCATGAACAACCTCGGCCTGGTCGCGACCACGCGGGCCGCCCTGCGTGAGCTCGGTATCGACCTCGGCGACGTGGAAGCGGCCGAGCCGGACGCCGCGCTCGGCAATGGCGGCCTCGGGCGCCTCGCCGCCTGCTTCATGGAAAGCATGGCGAGCCTCTCGATCCCTGCGATCGGCTACGGCATCCGCTACGATCACGGCCTGTTCCGGCAGTCGCTGGAGGATGGCTGGCAGAAGGAAGCTCCAGAGACCTGGCTCGCCGAAGGCAACCCCTGGGAGTTCGTGCGGCCGGAGGCGACCTACACGATCGGGTTCGGCGGCCACGTCACCATGTCTTCGGTGACGGAGGGCGTGATCCGGCGCCACTGGTGCCCGGCCGAGACCGTGCGCGCCGTGGCCCACGACGTGCCCGTGGTCGGCTGGCGCGGGCGCCACGTCAACACGCTGCGCCTGTGGAAGGCCGAGGCCGAGACACCGGTGGAGCTCGAGCGCTTCAACGGCGGCGACCATGTGGGCGCCGTGGCGGGGCGGGCCCGGGCCGAGGCGATCTCGCGGGTGCTCTATCCCAGCGATTCCTCCGCCGAGGGCCAGGAACTGCGCCTGCGCCAGGAATACTTCTTCACCTCCGCCTCGCTGCAGGACCTCCTGCGGCGCCACGTGGCCGAGCGCGGCGACCTGCGCTCGCTGCCGGACCACGCGGCCATCCAGCTGAACGACACCCACCCGGCCATCGCCGTTCCGGAGCTGATGCGCCTCCTCCTGGAGGATCACGGCCTGAACTGGGAGGATGCCTGGCACATCACCACCCATACGCTGGGCTACACCAACCACACCCTCCTGCCGGAGGCGCTGGAAACCTGGCCGGTGGAGCTGATGGAGCGCGTCCTGCCGCGCCACATGCAGATCATCTACCTCATCAACTGGATGCATCTGGAGGAGCAGGGCAAGCAGGGTCGCGGGACGGCCGAGCAACTCGCCTCGGTCTCTCTCATCGACGAGAGCCACGGCAAGCGCGTGCGCATGGGCCATCTCGCGTTCCTCGGCGCGCGGCGCGTCAACGGCGTCTCCGCCCTGCATACGGACCTGATGCGCTCGACGGTGTTCAAGGACCTGCACGCCCTCGACACCGACAAGATCGTCAACAAGACCAACGGCATCACCTTCCGCCGCTGGCTCCACAACGCGAACCCCGAACTCACGGCCCTCGCCGTCGAGGCCGTCGGACCCGAGGTGCTCGATCACCCCGAGCGTCTCGCCGGCCTCGCCGACATGGCGTCCGATTCCGGCTTTCAGGCCCGCTACGCGGCCATGCGCCGGGGCCGCAAGCTGGCGCTCGCCCGCGTGGTGGCGGAGCGCACCGGCATCGTGGTCGACCCCTCGGCCCTGTTCGACGTGCAGATCAAGCGCATCCACGAGTACAAGCGCCAGCTTCTCAACGTCATCGAGACGGTGGCCCTGTACCAGGCGATCAAGGCCGATCCGACGGCGGACTGGACGCCGCGCGTGAAGATCTTCGGCGGAAAGGCCGCGCCGAGCTATGTCCAGGCCAAGCTCATCATCAAGCTCGCCTGTGATGTCGCCCGGATCGTCAACGCGGATCCGGACGTCGCCGGCCGCCTGAAGGTCGCCTTCCTGCCGAACTACTCGGTGAGCCTGGCCGAGGCGATCATCCCGGCGGCCGACCTCTCGGAGCAGATCTCTACCGCCGGCATGGAAGCCTCCGGCACCGGCAACATGAAACTCGCCCTCAACGGCGCGCTGACCATCGGCACGCTGGACGGCGCCAATATCGAGATTCGCGACCATGTGGGCGCGGACAACATCTTCATCTTCGGCCTCGACGCGGCCGGGGTACAGGCCCGGATGGGCGAGCCGAACTACGCGGAAGCCGCCATCGCGGCCTCGCCGCGCCTCAAGGCGGCCCTCGACATCATCGAAGCCGGCGGGTTCTTCCCCGAGGAGCCCGGCCGCTTCCAGGCGATTGTCGACGACCTGCGCCGCAACGACCGCTACCTGCTCACGGCCGATTTCGACGATTACTGGCGGGCGCAGCGCGCCGTCGACGCCGCCTGGAACGACCCGAAGGCCTGGTGGCGCGCGGCGATCCTCAACACGGCCCGGATGGCCTGGTTTTCCTCGGACCGCTCAATGCGGGAATATGCCGAGGAGATCTGGCGCGTCCGCGTCGCCTGA
- the glgB gene encoding 1,4-alpha-glucan branching protein GlgB, which produces MMGIDETFASRTGLASGASGSADVAPGATRAPQGAASETASLHPDAVAAIMAANHGDPFSVLGPHQVGPDLWEVRAVLPEAKAASLLVGGQRIAFERKHPDGFFVARVPSQGRPLYELAVEAWDGTERSRHDPYGFGSSLRQEDIDNLREVGSNVTYRILGAQARNVDGIEGFRFAVWAPNARRVSVVGDFNNWDGRRHPMRLWQNGGVWELFIPGLKAGAHYKYEIRGADGSVLPLKADPVAFAAQKPPETASVLQGTNDPAWNDAQWMETRGAKDPRHVPISIYEVHLGSWARVAEEGNRYLTYRELSERLIPYVKEMGFTHIEMLPITEFPFDGSWGYQPVSLFAPTSRFGTPDDFAAFVDAAHAAGIGVMLDWVPGHFPLDAHGLGQFDGTHLYEHADPRQGFHQDWGTYIYNFGRTEVSSFLAANARFWLEHYHLDGLRVDAVASMLYLDYSRRQGEWIPNRYGGNENLDAIEFLRKTNEATYAHAPGTLTVAEESTSWPGVSHPTYTGGLGFGFKWNMGWMHDTLNFVSKETIHRRYHHHDLTFGLLYAFSENFILPLSHDEVVHGKGSLLGKMPGDRWQKFANLRAYYGFMWGHPGKKLLFMGCEFGQEKEWNHNQSLDWHLLDDGMHQGVKDLIRDLNHLYKATPALHARDTEAGGFQWLVSDDQDNSVIAWARKGREAGELAVVVSNFTPVPREGYRVGVPAPGFYREAINSDAERYGGSNVGNMGGVRAEETPSHGQPYSIALTIPPLATTIFVRED; this is translated from the coding sequence ATGATGGGCATCGACGAGACGTTCGCGAGCAGGACCGGACTCGCGTCGGGCGCCTCCGGATCGGCGGACGTTGCGCCCGGTGCCACCCGGGCGCCGCAGGGTGCGGCGTCCGAGACGGCGTCGCTCCACCCCGATGCCGTCGCGGCCATCATGGCGGCGAACCACGGCGATCCCTTCTCGGTCCTCGGTCCCCATCAGGTGGGACCGGATCTCTGGGAGGTCCGTGCCGTCCTGCCGGAGGCGAAGGCCGCGAGCCTTCTGGTGGGCGGACAGCGTATCGCCTTCGAACGCAAGCATCCGGACGGCTTCTTCGTCGCCCGCGTGCCGAGTCAGGGGCGCCCGCTCTACGAGCTCGCCGTCGAGGCCTGGGACGGCACCGAGCGCTCGCGCCACGACCCCTACGGTTTCGGCTCGTCCCTGCGCCAGGAGGACATCGACAACCTGCGTGAGGTCGGCAGCAACGTCACCTACCGCATCCTCGGGGCGCAGGCCCGCAACGTCGACGGGATCGAGGGATTCCGCTTCGCGGTCTGGGCACCGAACGCCCGCCGGGTCAGCGTGGTGGGCGATTTCAACAACTGGGATGGCCGGCGCCACCCCATGCGCCTCTGGCAGAATGGCGGCGTCTGGGAGCTGTTCATCCCCGGGCTGAAGGCCGGGGCCCACTACAAGTACGAGATCCGTGGGGCCGACGGCTCCGTGCTGCCGCTCAAGGCCGATCCGGTCGCCTTCGCGGCGCAGAAGCCGCCGGAGACGGCCTCCGTCCTGCAGGGCACGAACGATCCCGCCTGGAACGACGCGCAGTGGATGGAGACGCGGGGCGCGAAGGATCCGCGCCACGTCCCGATCTCGATCTACGAGGTCCATCTCGGCTCCTGGGCCCGCGTGGCCGAGGAGGGCAACCGTTACCTGACCTACCGGGAGCTGAGCGAGCGCCTGATCCCCTACGTCAAGGAGATGGGCTTCACCCACATCGAAATGCTGCCGATCACGGAGTTTCCGTTCGACGGTTCATGGGGCTACCAGCCGGTCTCGCTGTTCGCGCCGACCAGCCGCTTCGGGACGCCGGACGACTTCGCCGCCTTCGTGGACGCGGCCCACGCGGCCGGCATCGGCGTGATGCTGGACTGGGTGCCGGGTCACTTCCCCCTCGACGCGCACGGCCTCGGCCAGTTCGACGGCACGCATCTCTACGAGCATGCCGACCCGCGCCAGGGCTTCCACCAGGATTGGGGCACCTACATCTACAATTTCGGCCGCACGGAGGTGTCGAGCTTCCTCGCCGCCAACGCGCGATTCTGGCTGGAGCACTACCACCTCGACGGCCTGCGCGTGGATGCCGTCGCCTCGATGCTCTACCTCGACTATTCGCGCCGGCAGGGCGAGTGGATCCCGAACCGTTACGGCGGCAACGAGAACCTCGACGCCATCGAATTCCTGCGCAAGACCAACGAGGCGACCTACGCGCACGCGCCGGGCACGCTCACGGTGGCGGAGGAGTCGACCTCCTGGCCCGGCGTCTCGCACCCGACCTACACGGGCGGCCTCGGGTTCGGCTTCAAGTGGAACATGGGGTGGATGCACGACACCCTGAACTTCGTCTCGAAGGAGACGATCCACCGGCGCTACCACCACCACGACCTCACCTTCGGCCTGCTCTACGCCTTCTCGGAGAACTTCATCCTGCCGCTGTCCCATGACGAAGTGGTGCACGGGAAGGGCTCGCTGCTCGGCAAGATGCCGGGCGACCGCTGGCAGAAGTTCGCGAATCTCAGGGCGTATTACGGGTTCATGTGGGGGCATCCCGGCAAGAAGCTGCTCTTCATGGGCTGCGAGTTCGGCCAGGAGAAGGAGTGGAACCACAACCAGAGCCTCGATTGGCACCTGCTCGATGACGGGATGCACCAGGGCGTCAAGGATCTGATCCGCGACCTGAACCATCTCTACAAGGCGACGCCGGCCCTGCATGCGCGCGACACCGAGGCCGGCGGGTTCCAGTGGCTGGTTTCGGACGACCAGGACAATTCGGTCATCGCCTGGGCCCGCAAGGGCCGCGAGGCGGGTGAACTCGCCGTCGTGGTCTCGAACTTCACACCCGTCCCGCGCGAGGGCTACCGCGTGGGTGTCCCCGCGCCCGGCTTCTATCGCGAGGCGATCAACTCGGATGCCGAACGCTACGGCGGCTCGAACGTGGGCAATATGGGCGGCGTCCGCGCCGAAGAAACGCCGAGCCACGGCCAGCCCTACTCGATCGCGCTGACGATCCCGCCGCTGGCAACCACGATCTTCGTGCGGGAAGACTGA